The DNA window CGGGGTCTGCGCGGCCATCACCCCATGGAATTTTCCCAATGCCATGATTACCCGCAAGGCGGGCCCAGCCTTGGCCGCAGGTTGCACCATTGTCGTCAAGCCTGCCACGCAGACGCCTTATTCTGCGCTGGCACTGGCTGAACTGGCACACCGCGCGGGCATCCCCAAAGGGGTGTTCAATGTGGTGACGGGTTCTTCGACGGTTATCGGTGCGGAGCTGACCAACAGCCCGATTGTGCGCAAGCTGAGCTTTACCGGCTCGACCGAGGTCGGCAAGAAGCTGATGGCGCAGTGTGCGGGCACCATCAAGAAGCTCTCGCTGGAGCTGGGCGGCAACGCGCCGTTCATCGTCTTTGACGACGCAGACTTGGATGCCGCAGTGGCGGGGGCCATGGCCTCCAAGTACCGCAACAGCGGCCAGACCTGCGTCTGTGTCAACCGGCTGCTGGTGCAGGAGGGCGTCTACGAGGCCTTTGTCGCCAAGCTGGCCGAGGCCGTCGCCAAGCTCAAGGTGGGTAATGGGGCGGACGACGGCGTCAACCAGGGCCCGCTGATCGACATGAATGCCGTCAGCAAGGTGGAGGAACACATTGCCGATGCCTTGGCCAAAGGTGGGCGTCTGATCGCCGGTGGCAAGCGCCACACCTTGGGCGGCAGCTTTTTCGAGCCCACGCTGATTGCCGATGTGACCACCGCCATGTTGGTGGCCAAAGAGGAAACCTTCGGCCCGCTGGCGCCCGTGTTCCGCTTCAAGACCGAGGCAGAGGCGGTACAGATGGCCAACGATACTGAATTCGGTTTGGCCAGTTATTTCTATACTCGGGATGTAGGGCGTGTGTTCCGTGTGGCCGAGGCCCTGGAATATGGCATGGTCGGAGTCAATAGCGGCCTGATCTCCACCGAGGTCGCACCATTTGGCGGGGTCAAAGAGTCTGGCATCGGGCGCGAGGGCTCCAAATATGGTATCGATGAATATGTCGAGGTGAAATACATCTGTATCGATGGTATTGGCGCCTGATTGTGCCGATGGCAACGGTGTGCCGGAAATGGTATGCCGTTGACACTACTGTCGATCGGTGTGGCTGCGATAGGCTTGCACCCGGCTGAGATGACCGGCCCCTTGTCTCGGCCATGTTTTAGGGCTTGGTGGCAGCCCGCATCGTTCAACTTCACTGGGTAGGGATTCAGCAAATGGCAAGCAATACAGAACTACATCAACGGCGCAACGCGGTCTTTCCGCGGGGCATGGGCGCACTCCATCCCATCTACATCGAACGTGCACGCAATGCTGAGATGTGGGATGTCGAAGGCAAGCGATACATCGATTTCGCCGGTGGCATCGCAGTGTTGAATACCGGCCACAGCCACCCAGTGATCAACCTGGCTGTGCAACAGCAGGTCGAGCGATTCAGCCACACCTGTTTGATGGTCAATCCTTACGAATCTGCCATCGAGCTGGCCGAAAAGCTATGTACCCTGGCGCCGATCAGTGGCGAGAAGAAGGCATTTTTTGTCTCGACTGGCGCAGAGGCCGTCGAGAATGCCATCAAGATCGCTCGTGCGGCAACAGGCCGCTCCGGCGTGATCGCTTTCACCGGTGGGTTTCATGGTCGCACCCATTATGCGATGGGGCTGACCGGCAAAGTGGTGCCTTATAAGGCGGGGTTCGGGCCATTTCCGGCAGAGATCCATCATGTGCCGTTTCCCATCGAATACCACGGCGTGACGGTGGAGGACTCCATCGCTGCGATCCACAGCCTATTCAAATGCAGCATCGAGCCCAGCCGGGTGGCGGCGATCATTCTGGAGCCGGTACAGGGCGAGGGTGGTTTCTATGCGGCGCCACCTGAGCTGATGCGAGCATTGCGGCAAATTTGCGACCAGCACGGCATCCTGTTGATTGCAGATGAGATTCAAACGGGCTTTGCCCGCACCGGCACGATGTTTGCCATGCAGCAATATGATGTGGAGGCCGATTTGATGACCATGGCCAAATCACTGGCAGGTGGCTACCCACTGGCAGCGGTGGTGGGGCGGGCCGCCGTGATGGATGCGCCTGCGCCAGGCGGTCTCGGTGGCACCTACGCGGGCTCGCCTGTGGCCATCGCGGCAGCATTGGCGGTGTTGAAGGTGATTGAAGATGAGCAGCTGGTGCAGCGCTCGCAGACCCTTGGCGAGCTGCTGCTCGCACGCCTGAAGGCATTGCAGGCCCGTTACCCGCAGCGGATCGGTGAGGTACGTGGCAAAGGTGCCATGGTGGCCATGGAATTCGTCAAACAAGGCGATGCACATCAGCCCGATGCCGATGTGACCAAGGCTGTGGTGCTGGCCGCAGCGCAAGCGGGGTTGATTTTGTTGTCCTGCGGCACCTATGCAAATGTGATCCGCTTCCTGATGCCGCTCACGGCACCTGACGCCTTGGTGGAAGAAGGTTTGGCCATCCTGGCAACAGTATTGGAGCAGACGCTGGTTTGAGTTTGCCAACACAGCTGGCGGGGCCAATCGGCCCCGTCTTCACGGTTGCAGGGGTTAGACAGCAGGGCGCGTGGCCTGCAGGAAACGTGCGCTGACTGCTTTGAATTGAGGTGTGCCAGCTTGGCGCAGCCATTCGAACAGCACCATTTCACGGCTGACGATCACTGCGCCGGCCTGTTGCATGCGGGCCAGTGCCAGCTGGATATCGTGCGTGGTGCGCGATGAGACGACGTCCGCTACTACGTAGACTTCCTTGCCTTCATTGATCAGCCCCAGCGTGGTTTGCAGCACGCAGACGTGGCTTTCCATGCCGCAGATGATCACCTGTTTGCGCTGAGACAGCAGCTCGCTGGGCAGGCAATTTGCGGACAGGCAGGAGAAATGGACTTTTTCGACCACCTGGGCTGCGGGCGCCAGGTCTGTCAGGCGTGGCAGCGTGTGGCCAAGCCCCTTGGGGTATTGCTCGGAAAAGACAATGGGCACGCCGACCATGGCGGCCAACTCGACCAGCCAAGCGCAGTTCTCGACGAACTGATCGGCCTGGTGGACGGCGGCGACCAGTTTTTCCTGTATATCCACAACCAGCAACCACGAGCGGTTGGCGTCAATCATCATGGTGTTGTTCCAGTCAGAAGAATCGGGCTAGCTTAGCACAGGACGTGGCCTGTGGCCGCATCAGGCTGATCAGCCACCGGCGGCTTCCTTGCCCCAGACCGGGTACATGCGGAATGGCATCCGATATTTGCGGCTGTCAACGGCCTCTCGGATGGTGTACAGCGCCTCGCTGGTTTTACGGCGGATCGGGAATTCCAGATCGACGCCGAAAGGGCCGATCACTGAATGCACCCAAGGTGTCGCTGTATTGTCTGAGCGCTTGCTGACCACGCCGATCTCACCATTGGCAAGGCGAACCATGGTGCCAGGCGGGTAGATGCCGATGATCTTGATGAAATGGGCAGCGATTTCCGGGGCGATGGCATGACCGCTCTCCAGCAAGATATCCCGCAGCACGGCATTGGGCAGAGCGACGGCGCGTTCGCCGCGCACCGAGATGCGGGCGCAATAGCGGTCAGCGATATTCAACAGTTTGGCGCATAAAGTGATCTGATCCCCTTTCAACCCGACTGGATACCCCGAGCCATCTTCCGCCTCATGATGCTGCATGACGATCTCCAGCCACAGATCATCGGCTACGGTGGCCAAATGCAGGATGTCTCGCCCCTTTCTGGGGTGGCCGCGAATGGCTGTTTTCACCGCAGGGGCCAGCTCGCCGGTGATGGTGTTCAGTTTGTCCTGCACCTCGATCATGCCTAGATTCATGGTCAGCGCCGCGCACAGCAAGGAGTGCAGATCTGGTTCGGCCAGTTTCATGCTGCGCCCCAGAACACAGGCCAGGATGGCGCAGTCGGCATGGTGCCGCACGGCATAGCTGCCTTTCTGCCGTTGTTGGATGAAGGCCAGGGCGATATCGGTGTTGATCTGGCACGCACGTTGGATCAGTTTGGCAATGTCGCCAATCGTTTCATTCAGCTGTGGCGTGGGGGATTTCAAGAGCTGTGGCATGGTCTCCAGCTTTTCGCGTGCCTGTAGCAACGGCATCACGGCAGATTGGGCGCCTTCGCCTTCCGACGCCGCTTTTTCCGTCGCGGCCAGCTCGTCGCGATCCACGTACAAGCCGGTGTCGATCAGTCGCTCGATCTGGGCGTCTGACTCCAGTACAAAACCTTTTCGCAACAGCAGATGCCCTTGCTGGTCGTACACATCCCACGGTAACGGCTCACCAACAACCAAGTGAGCTTCAGCAATGCGCTGGTGATTGGCAGGCACGTCACTTCCTCCTTGCGGCCATCAGATGGACTGGCGCTGCTTTTCAGTATAGTTGCAAATACGGATATATCGGAATTCTATTGATCGATGTCAGCAAAACCGGATAGCACCAGAAAAGCCATGGTCAGGTCGGGCTTGATGTGTGTCAAGAGAATCAATGTTTGATGTGAAAATACACAATATATTGGTCTACTATTTGGTCAGTGATCAATTGATAGTGGTGAGGTGAAGATGAGCCCTGTTGTGAGCCTGCCCAGTGAAGTCATCAAACGGGATGGCCGCCATGTCCCGTTCGATGCCGGTAAAATCCGTCAGGCCTTGGCCAAAGCCAGCCAGGCCAGTGGTGAATTCGGCGTGGCGGAGTGCGAGCGGCTGACCAGCCAGGTGGTCATTGCATTGACACGGCATTTCCGTCGTGACCCGATGCAGATCGAGGCCATACAAGACAGGGTGGAGCAGGCATTGCTGGCAGCTGGCTATGTTGCCACGGCCAGGGCTTACATCGTCTACCGCGAGCAGCATGCAGCGCTGCGGCAGGATCACCGGACGTTGGTCGATGTCGCGCGCAGTATCAATGAATACCTGGATCAGCAGGACTGGCGTGTGAACGCCAATGCCAATCAGGGCTATAGCCTGGGTGGCCTGATCCTGAACGTATCGGGCAAGGTGGTGGCCAACTATTGGTTGTCGCATGTCTATCCGCCAGCGGTGGGCCAGGCACATCGCGAGGCAGATCTGCATATCCATGATCTGGACATGCTGTCTGGCTATTGTGCGGGCTGGAGCCTGCGCACCTTGCTGCACGAGGGCTTGAATGGTGTGCCCGGCAAGGTGGAGGCGACCCCGCCCAAGCATCTGTCGAGTGCGATTGGTCAGATCGTCAATTTCCTCGGTACGTTGCAAAACGAATGGGCTGGCGCCCAGGCGTTCTCGTCCTTTGATACCTATATGGCGCCTTTCATTCGCAAGGATGGCCTGGGTCATGCCGAGGTCAAGCAGGCGATGCAGGAGCTGATCTACAACCTCAATGTGCCTAGCCGGTGGGGCACCCAGACGCCTTTCACCAACCTGACCTTCGACTGGGTATGCCCCGCCGATCTGCGTGAGCAGGTGCCTTATGTCGGCGGTGAGGAGATGCCTTTCACCTATGGCGAGCTGCAGGCCGAGATGGACCTGATCAATCAAACCTATATCGAGGTGATGATGGAAGGTGATGCCAAGGGCCGGGTATTCACCTTTCCGATCCCGACCTACAACATCACGCCGGATTTTGATTGGGACAGCCCCAATGCGCAGCGGTTGTTCGAAATGACTGCTAAATATGGTTTGCCTTATTTTCAGAACTTCCTCAATTCCGAGCTGCAACCACATATGATCCGCTCGATGTGCTGCCGCCTGCAGTTGGATCTGCGCGAGCTGTTGAAGCGGGGGAATGGTCTGTTCGGCTCTGCAGAGCAGACTGGCTCGCTAGGGGTGGTGACGCTGAACTGTGCACGGATCGGCTACCAATATCGAGGCGATGAACAAGGCTTGTTCCAGCAGATCGACCACCTGCTGGTGCTGGGCAAACAAAGCCTGGAGATCAAGCGTAAGGTCATCCAGCGGCATATCGACAATGGGCTGTTTCCGTACACCAAACGCTATCTGGGTACCCTACGTAACCATTTCTCGACGCTGGGCGTGAATGGCATCAACGAAATGATCCGTAATTTCACACAAGATGCCCACGATATCACCACCGATTGGGGGCATGCCTTTGCCTGCCGGGTACTTGACCATATCCGTGACCGGATCGTGGCATTTCAGGAGGAAACCGGCCACCTCTACAACCTGGAGGCCACACCAGCTGAGGGCACGACCTACCGCTTTGCAAAAGAAGACAAAAAGCGCTTCCCGGACATCCTGCAGGCAGGCACCCCGGCCCAGCCCTATTACACCAATTCCAGCCAGTTGCCGGTTGGCTTCACTGACGATCCATTCGAGGCCTTAGCCCGGCAGGATGCGCTGCAGCGCAAATACACCGGTGGCACGGTGCTGCATCTGTATATGAATGAGCGGGTGTCATCGGCAGAGGCCTGCAAACAACTGGTGAAGCGTGCATTGTCGCGGTTTCGGCTGCCATACCTGACCATCACCCCGACATTCTCGATCTGCCCCAGGCATGGCTATCTGGCTGGGGAACACGAATTCTGCCCGATCTGCGATGCCACCTTGCTGGCAGAGCAGCAGGCTAAATCTTGTCAATGTTGAATCAGGAAAGGAAGGACAGATGAACACACCACGCAACCAAGTCCACCAACTACCCACAGGCCAGCGCACCCGCTGTGAAGTCTGGACGCGTGTCATGGGCTATCACCGGCCAGTGGCTTCATTCAACATCGGCAAACAAGGTGAGCACCGGGAGCGTTGCTTCTTCAACGAGCCTGAGCAAGGTCAGCCCACCCCATGAGGACAACCCATATACCACCTGCTGACGCATTGCAGGTGGCGGGTCTCACCCCATTTTCCACGCTAGACTACCCGGGCCAACTGTCGGCTGTCGTCTGGGTGCAAGGCTGCCCGTGGCGTTGTGGCTACTGTCACAACCCACATCTGCAAGCACGGGGCCAAGGTGGTCAGCTGGCGTGGTCGGCGGTGCAGCAGTTCCTGCAACAGCGCGTGGGCCTGCTGGACGCCGTAGTGTTCTCCGGGGGGGAGGCAACGGTTGACAAGGCGCTGCCTGCCGCCATGGCGGCGGTCAAAGCGATGGGGTTCCGCGTGGGCTTGCATACCGCTGGGTGCTACCCAGCCAGGCTGGACAAGGTGCTGCCACTGTGCGACTGGGTCGGTTTGGACGTGAAAACCCTGTGGGCGGACTATGATCAGCTGACCGCCACACCTGGCAGTGGCCGGGCAGCAGAAGCATCGTTGAATCAGCTGCTGCTATCTGGTGTGCCACATCAGATCCGCACCACGGTGCATGAGGCATGGCTGCCGGCAGGAAAGTTGCTTGCGTTGCAATCCATGCTATCGAGCTATCCCGTAGCCAGTCATGTATTGCAACCCTTTCGGAAAGAAGGATGCCGCGAGGAATTCATAGCAAGATTGCTATGAATTCAGGTCTTCTCAGGGTGATTCGGGGGCATGCAGACAAGGCAGCATGGTGATGATGCCCCTTTGTCCTCAAAGTGTGTCATGTTGTGCAGAGATTTCGGACATCCACTTAACTAGCAGACGCCCTTAAACATTCTGACACTGTACACCCAAGCTAACAATCCCAAAGCATTAAATGCTTTGGGATTGTTGTGGCGAAATCCTAACTCTTTGGTGAGAAATATTTTTTTGTTAAGGAGAAGACGCCATCAGGCAGTCTAACCCAAACTCTTCCATTGGAATCATTAATTAATTTTCCGCTCAGTTCAAACTCAAGCCTTGGTGTTATAAATTTAGAATCAAATTTAATTTCCGCATTGTCGGAATCACTCTCTGACTTGATGAATGAAATAAGATGACTGTATGATTTTTTAAAATCACTCTGCAGCTTGATAACCTCGGTCTCGGAAAGGGAGGCTAGTTGCTCTAATGTAAACTCGCGATCTAGCTGGTAAACGTAGCGATTTCTTCTTGTCCTCTCTGCATCACTCATTTCAATATAAATAGCAGCTGCCGGAACGATTTTCAATTCTCCTTCATTGCTTTCTGTTTTTTGCAGGTAAATATAAGGCGAGACATTTAGACCGCTATTCTTCAAATCTAATTTGTTTTCAACGGCAGATTCGCTAAACAATGCCTCGGATTTGATTTTTTTGAATGTGGTGAGTTTTTCGACATCTTGATCCGTTTGTGATTTTATCATTGCGATGTTCGCAGCCACTCCTATGGGGCCAAGCAATAGGCCTAACCCCACGCCGCCGCCTCCGAAGTTCTGAGCATACAATACATCTTTTGACTCATTTAATGGCCTTAAGGTATGAGTCTCGAGGTCAAGGGCTGTAGAGTGCTTGACGGTGTAGCCTTTATTCCGATCCAAGTCGGTTAGACTTTTTTGAGGGGTAGGAGGGACTGTCGTGCATGCAGCTAACATTGCAACGGAGATGAGTAGGGATATATTCTTAAGTGCAATCATGATCTATTTAAATTGTAATGCGTGGTTAAGGAAGGTAGGGTTGGGCAATATATTTTTATTAAAAGGTGATAAAGTTTAATTGTAAGACGGCGGATGTGAACTCGGATATGGCATTGACGTAAGGCGAGGCAGCACATTTTTCCATTGAGTTAGATGGGTATGTAAATTTCGTCACACATTGTAATCTCGTCGAAGCGGCAACATGTAACAAATACTTTGAAATATGTACAACACAATTTCCAGCGGGTGTAGCCGGCTAAGTTTCATGCTCAATTTTTGCTTTGCCTGAAAGCTAGTGCGGATCATTCCTTCACTTAGCTGCTATTCCGAAGTTGGCTATATGTTGAAAATGTTAATTATACATTAAAAAATGCAGCAGTCTATATGGTTTGAGCTATCAATGCCGGTCTTCTCCAGAAGATACTGCAAAAGTGACTTGGATCGAATATGCGCATGTTGGCGGAATTGGGCCGTACAGGATTAGCGCGTTAACTGCGCCTAACAGCTGACCGCTTGGCTAAGCTCAGATCAAGTTGGCATATCCCACAATAATAGAATCTGGTGGTGTCGGTGCTTTTTACATTAGATAACAAACCTACCTAAACCAATGCTATTAAGTGATGGAATTCGAAATTATTCATATTGGCTATTGGCAATGGCAAGTGAACATACACGCTACCAATTCAGCTAAATTTTTCGCGGAGCGTATGTCAGGTTTTCTTACACTTGATTGAAATAAAATTCCACGTCAATCACTAGATTATTATTTGTTAATAATCTTAAATTATTGCGATCCAATATGTAAAACATTCATGCTGTATGTGATATGTGAAATGCAATTTATTTTAAATGAATTGGAACGCAATTTGCATGTGTTTCAATGTACGCCTGCTTGTATCAGTACAGTTTGCGTTGTAAGCAAGATTTATTCGTTTTTTACAATCCGGTACCTTTATTTAAACTGTCGCTGATAGTCGCCGCCTGCTTTGATATGAATTCGTCGCGTTGTTCCCATCCAATCAACACTTAGGCATCAAAGTATTCTGCACCTTTTATTGTGCTCAGCATTGTTTCTTCCATTTCCTCCCCTTTGAACATAACAAATGTGTGTAATCGGTTGTGCGAACGCGCTACGTGAGTAGCACCACTGTCTTTCAGTTTAGGAGCCAATCATGAGTACTGAAACGAAACGACGTAAGCAATCGATGTGGTATAGGCCGTGTTGCATTCTGGCGATCTGCATTGGCTTTGCACCATCCATGCTCCCAGCAGAGCAACTTCCCGTTTTCAAATTGACCGATCCAGAAGTGAATTACAACAAAGCCAATGCGGTGTTGACCAGCCTGTATGGTGGCAGCTTGCCTTTTGCCGCAGATATTCAAGACAAACGGGATGTTGTTATTCACCGGGTTGAAAACAAAGAGGTCGAATTGAACAAAGCCAGCGGCGGAATCTTTGCCAGG is part of the Chitinivorax tropicus genome and encodes:
- the gabD gene encoding NADP-dependent succinate-semialdehyde dehydrogenase — protein: MQLKDPTLLRQQCYIDGEWCDAADGRTIAVTNPATADQLGTIPSVTAADTQRAIAAAQAAQTGWRAKTAKERATILRRWYELMMANQEDLAQLLTAEQGKSLTESRGEIAYGASFIEWFAEEAKRLYGDTIPTPTPGRRLLVSKEPIGVCAAITPWNFPNAMITRKAGPALAAGCTIVVKPATQTPYSALALAELAHRAGIPKGVFNVVTGSSTVIGAELTNSPIVRKLSFTGSTEVGKKLMAQCAGTIKKLSLELGGNAPFIVFDDADLDAAVAGAMASKYRNSGQTCVCVNRLLVQEGVYEAFVAKLAEAVAKLKVGNGADDGVNQGPLIDMNAVSKVEEHIADALAKGGRLIAGGKRHTLGGSFFEPTLIADVTTAMLVAKEETFGPLAPVFRFKTEAEAVQMANDTEFGLASYFYTRDVGRVFRVAEALEYGMVGVNSGLISTEVAPFGGVKESGIGREGSKYGIDEYVEVKYICIDGIGA
- the gabT gene encoding 4-aminobutyrate--2-oxoglutarate transaminase yields the protein MASNTELHQRRNAVFPRGMGALHPIYIERARNAEMWDVEGKRYIDFAGGIAVLNTGHSHPVINLAVQQQVERFSHTCLMVNPYESAIELAEKLCTLAPISGEKKAFFVSTGAEAVENAIKIARAATGRSGVIAFTGGFHGRTHYAMGLTGKVVPYKAGFGPFPAEIHHVPFPIEYHGVTVEDSIAAIHSLFKCSIEPSRVAAIILEPVQGEGGFYAAPPELMRALRQICDQHGILLIADEIQTGFARTGTMFAMQQYDVEADLMTMAKSLAGGYPLAAVVGRAAVMDAPAPGGLGGTYAGSPVAIAAALAVLKVIEDEQLVQRSQTLGELLLARLKALQARYPQRIGEVRGKGAMVAMEFVKQGDAHQPDADVTKAVVLAAAQAGLILLSCGTYANVIRFLMPLTAPDALVEEGLAILATVLEQTLV
- a CDS encoding hydrolase, encoding MMIDANRSWLLVVDIQEKLVAAVHQADQFVENCAWLVELAAMVGVPIVFSEQYPKGLGHTLPRLTDLAPAAQVVEKVHFSCLSANCLPSELLSQRKQVIICGMESHVCVLQTTLGLINEGKEVYVVADVVSSRTTHDIQLALARMQQAGAVIVSREMVLFEWLRQAGTPQFKAVSARFLQATRPAV
- a CDS encoding HD domain-containing phosphohydrolase yields the protein MPANHQRIAEAHLVVGEPLPWDVYDQQGHLLLRKGFVLESDAQIERLIDTGLYVDRDELAATEKAASEGEGAQSAVMPLLQAREKLETMPQLLKSPTPQLNETIGDIAKLIQRACQINTDIALAFIQQRQKGSYAVRHHADCAILACVLGRSMKLAEPDLHSLLCAALTMNLGMIEVQDKLNTITGELAPAVKTAIRGHPRKGRDILHLATVADDLWLEIVMQHHEAEDGSGYPVGLKGDQITLCAKLLNIADRYCARISVRGERAVALPNAVLRDILLESGHAIAPEIAAHFIKIIGIYPPGTMVRLANGEIGVVSKRSDNTATPWVHSVIGPFGVDLEFPIRRKTSEALYTIREAVDSRKYRMPFRMYPVWGKEAAGG
- a CDS encoding ribonucleoside triphosphate reductase; this encodes MSPVVSLPSEVIKRDGRHVPFDAGKIRQALAKASQASGEFGVAECERLTSQVVIALTRHFRRDPMQIEAIQDRVEQALLAAGYVATARAYIVYREQHAALRQDHRTLVDVARSINEYLDQQDWRVNANANQGYSLGGLILNVSGKVVANYWLSHVYPPAVGQAHREADLHIHDLDMLSGYCAGWSLRTLLHEGLNGVPGKVEATPPKHLSSAIGQIVNFLGTLQNEWAGAQAFSSFDTYMAPFIRKDGLGHAEVKQAMQELIYNLNVPSRWGTQTPFTNLTFDWVCPADLREQVPYVGGEEMPFTYGELQAEMDLINQTYIEVMMEGDAKGRVFTFPIPTYNITPDFDWDSPNAQRLFEMTAKYGLPYFQNFLNSELQPHMIRSMCCRLQLDLRELLKRGNGLFGSAEQTGSLGVVTLNCARIGYQYRGDEQGLFQQIDHLLVLGKQSLEIKRKVIQRHIDNGLFPYTKRYLGTLRNHFSTLGVNGINEMIRNFTQDAHDITTDWGHAFACRVLDHIRDRIVAFQEETGHLYNLEATPAEGTTYRFAKEDKKRFPDILQAGTPAQPYYTNSSQLPVGFTDDPFEALARQDALQRKYTGGTVLHLYMNERVSSAEACKQLVKRALSRFRLPYLTITPTFSICPRHGYLAGEHEFCPICDATLLAEQQAKSCQC
- the nrdD gene encoding anaerobic ribonucleoside-triphosphate reductase; translation: MNTPRNQVHQLPTGQRTRCEVWTRVMGYHRPVASFNIGKQGEHRERCFFNEPEQGQPTP
- a CDS encoding anaerobic ribonucleoside-triphosphate reductase activating protein, whose amino-acid sequence is MRTTHIPPADALQVAGLTPFSTLDYPGQLSAVVWVQGCPWRCGYCHNPHLQARGQGGQLAWSAVQQFLQQRVGLLDAVVFSGGEATVDKALPAAMAAVKAMGFRVGLHTAGCYPARLDKVLPLCDWVGLDVKTLWADYDQLTATPGSGRAAEASLNQLLLSGVPHQIRTTVHEAWLPAGKLLALQSMLSSYPVASHVLQPFRKEGCREEFIARLL